In Mastacembelus armatus chromosome 4, fMasArm1.2, whole genome shotgun sequence, the following are encoded in one genomic region:
- the pgm1 gene encoding phosphoglucomutase-1, whose amino-acid sequence MVKITTVKTKPYTDQKPGTSGLRKRVTVFQQNQHYAENFIQSIISVVEPAERQAATLVVGGDGRFFMKDAIQLIVQIAAANGINHLVIGQNGIMSTPAVSCVIRKIKAVGGIILTASHNPGGPNGDFGIKYNISSGGPAPEGITNKIFEISKGLQEYHICPELKVDLSKIGKQTFEVDTFKPFTVEIVDSVEAYAEMLRGIFDFAALKELLSGANHINVRLDAMHGVVGPYVKKIVCEELGSPANSAVSCVPQEDFGGHHPDPNLTYAADLVKTMKGGEYDFGAAFDGDGDRNMVLGKHGFFVNPSDSVAVIAANITSIPYFQKTGVKGLARSMPTSGALDNVAKALQMHLYETPTGWKFFGNLMDAGKLSLCGEESFGTGSDHIREKDGLWAVLAWLSILATRKQSVEEIMKDHWQKYGRNFFTRYDYEEVDSDAANKMIKDLETAMFDPSFIGKKFSSGDKTYEVAVADNFAYTDPVDGSVSKNQGLRIIFADGSRIIFRLSGTGSAGATIRLYIDSYEKDPQKIYQDPQVMLAPLVDIALKVSQLREKTGRTAPTVIT is encoded by the exons ATGGTGAAAATAACCACGGTGAAGACCAAGCCGTACACGGACCAGAAGCCCGGGACGAGCGGCCTTAGGAAGAGGGTGACGGTGTTTCAGCAGAACCAGCACTATGCGGAAAACTTCATCCAGAGCATTATCTCTGTGGTCGAGCCCGCCGAGCGCCAGGCGGCCACCCTGGTGGTGGGAGGAGACGGGAGGTTTTTCATGAAAGACGCGATTCAGCTGATCGTCCAGATTGCAGCTGCCAACGGG ATCAATCATCTGGTGATTGGTCAGAATGGCATCATGTCTACCCCTGCAGTCTCCTGTGTGATCCGCAAGATAAAGGCTGTTGGTGGCATCATCCTCACAGCCAGTCACAACCCAGGTGGCCCCAATGGAGATTTCGGCATTAAGTATAACATCTCCAGTGGAG GACCTGCTCCAGAGGGcataacaaacaaaatatttgaaatcaGTAAAGGCCTGCAGGAGTATCACATCTGCCCCGAGCTGAAAGTGGATCTGTCCAAGATTGGCAAGCAGACCTTTGAAGTGGACACTTTCAAGCCCTTCACAG tGGAGATTGTGGACTCAGTGGAGGCCTATGCTGAGATGCTAAGAGGCATCTTTGACTTTGCTGCACTGAAGGAGCTTCTGTCGGGAGCCAATCACATTAATGTCCGTCTGGATGCTATGCATGGAG TGGTTGGTCCTTATGTGAAGAAGATTGTCTGTGAAGAGCTGGGTTCTCCTGCTAATTCAGCAGTCAGCTGTGTCCCCCAGGAGGACTTTGGGGGCCACCACCCTGACCCCAACTTGACCTATGCAGCTGACCTGGTCAAAACCATGAAAGGAGGAGAGTATGACTTTGGAGCCGCCTTTGATGGAGATGGC GACCGCAACATGGTGCTGGGTAAACACGGCTTCTTCGTGAACCCTTCAGACTCAGTGGCTGTCATCGCTGCCAACATTACCAGCATCCCTTACTTCCAGAAAACTGGTGTCAAAGGACTGGCTCGCAGTATGCCCACTAGCGGAGCCCTGGACAA CGTGGCCAAAGCTCTGCAGATGCATCTGTACGAGACTCCGACTGGGTGGAAGTTCTTTGGGAATCTGATGGATGCTGGAAAACTCTCACTATGTGGAGAGGAGAGTTTCGGCACTG GCTCTGATCATATCCGGGAGAAGGACGGCCTATGGGCAGTGCTGGCATGGTTGTCAATCTTAGCTACCAGGAAACAAAGTGTGGAAGAAATCATGAAAGATCACTGGCAAAAATATGGCAGGAACTTCTTTACCAG GTATGACTATGAGGAAGTCGATTCAGATGCTGCCAACAAGATGATCAAGGACCTGGAAACAGCAATGTTCGACCCATCCTTCATAGGGAAGAAATTCTCATCCGGTGATAAGACCTATGAGGTGGCTGTTGCTGACAACTTTGCCTACACAGACCCTGTAGACGGAAGTGTGTCCAAAAACCAG GGTCTCAGGATCATCTTCGCTGATGGTTCTAGGATTATTTTCCGTCTCAGTGGTACAGGCAGTGCGGGAGCAACCATCAGGCTCTACATAGACAGCTATGAGAAGGACCCCCAGAAGATTTACCAGGACCCACAG GTGATGCTGGCTCCCCTGGTAGATATCGCCCTGAAGGTCTCTCAGCTCCGTGAGAAGACTGGACGCACCGCCCCCACTGTGATCACATGA